A stretch of Oncorhynchus gorbuscha isolate QuinsamMale2020 ecotype Even-year linkage group LG24, OgorEven_v1.0, whole genome shotgun sequence DNA encodes these proteins:
- the fbxl2 gene encoding F-box/LRR-repeat protein 2 isoform X2 codes for MNGITKGRFEVFSNSDEAPINKKLPKELLLRIFSYLDVITLCRCAQVSKAWNVLALDGSNWQKIDLFNFQTDIEGRVVENISKRCGGFLRQLSLRGCLSVGDASMKTFSQNCRSIEVLNLNGCTKITDSTCLSLSKFCCKLKQLDLTSCVSVTNHSLKALSDGCRMLEMLNLSWCDQITRDGIEALTRGCNNLRVLFLRGCTQLEDGALKPLQKHCPELTTINMQSCSITDDGLVSLCRGCHKLQVLCISGCSNITDASLTALGLNCPRLKILEAARCSQVTDAGFTVLARNCHEMEKMDLEECILVTDNTLVQLAIHCPRLQALSLSHCELITDDGIRALSSSVCGQERLTVVELDNCPLITDGTLEHLKNCHRLERIELYDCQQVTRAGIKRIRAHLPEIKVHAYFAPVTPPPSVHGGGQRLCRCCIIL; via the exons ATGAACGGCATCACCAAGGGCAGGTTCGAG gtgttctcCAACAGTGATGAAGCTCCCATTAACAAGAAGCTTCCCAAGGAGCTTCTgctcag aatcTTCTCCTATCTTGATGTGATCACATTGTGCAGGTGTGCCCAGGTATCCAAG GCGTGGAATGTCCTGGCCTTGGATGGTAGTAACTGGCAGAAGATTGACCTCTTCAACTTCCAGACAGACAtagag ggtagAGTGGTGGAGAACATCTCCAAGCGATGTGGAGGCTTCCTGAGGCAGCTGAGCTTGAGGGGTTGTCTCAGTGTGGGGGACGCATCCATGAA GACGTTTTCCCAGAACTGCCGTAGCATTGAGGTGTTGAACCTGAACGGCTGCACTAAGATCACAGACAGCACCTGTCTCAGCCTCTCCAAGTTCTGCTGCAAACTCAAACAGCTGGACCTCACCTCCTGTGTGTCTGTTACCAACCACTCCCTCAAAGCTCTCAG TGATGGCTGTCGTATGTTGGAGATGTTGAACCTGTCGTGGTGTGACCAGATCACCAGAGATGGCATCGAGGCTCTGACCAGGGGCTGTAACAACCTACGAGTCCTGTTCCTACGCGGctgcacacag TTGGAGGATGGAGCACTGAAACCCCTTCAGAAACACTGTCCTGAACTAACCACTATCAACATGCAGTCCTGCTCA ATAACTGATGATGGCTTGGTCAGTCTGTGTCGGGGGTGCCACAAGCTGCAGGTCCTGTGTATCTCTGGCTGCAGTAACATTACAGACGCCTCTCTCACTGCTCTGGGTCTCAACTGTCCCCGACTGAA gatcTTGGAGGCTGCGCGATGTTCACAGGTTACAGACGCTGGGTTTACTGTACTGGCCAGG AATTGTCATGAGATGGAAAAGATGGATTTAGAAGAATGTATTTTG GTGACTGACAACACACTAGTCCAGCTCGCTATTCACTGCCCTCGCCTGCAAGCACTG tctctctcccactgtgagTTGATAACAGACGATGGTATCAGGGCGctgagcagcagtgtgtgtggacAGGAGCGCCTCACAGTGGTGGAGTTGGATAACTGCCCTCTGATCACAGACGGGACTTTGGAGCACCTGAAGAACTGCCACCGTCTGGAAAGGATAGAACTCTACGACTGCCAGCAGGTCACCAGGGCCGGCATCAAACGCATACGG GCTCATCTCCCAGAGATAAAAGTCCACGCCTACTTTGCCCCGGTGACACCCCCTCCTTCGGTGCACGGCGGGGGCCAGAGGCTGTGTCGCTGCTGCATCATCCTCTGA
- the fbxl2 gene encoding F-box/LRR-repeat protein 2 isoform X1 has product MNGITKGRFEVFSNSDEAPINKKLPKELLLRIFSYLDVITLCRCAQVSKAWNVLALDGSNWQKIDLFNFQTDIEGRVVENISKRCGGFLRQLSLRGCLSVGDASMKTFSQNCRSIEVLNLNGCTKITDSTCLSLSKFCCKLKQLDLTSCVSVTNHSLKALSDGCRMLEMLNLSWCDQITRDGIEALTRGCNNLRVLFLRGCTQLEDGALKPLQKHCPELTTINMQSCSQITDDGLVSLCRGCHKLQVLCISGCSNITDASLTALGLNCPRLKILEAARCSQVTDAGFTVLARNCHEMEKMDLEECILVTDNTLVQLAIHCPRLQALSLSHCELITDDGIRALSSSVCGQERLTVVELDNCPLITDGTLEHLKNCHRLERIELYDCQQVTRAGIKRIRAHLPEIKVHAYFAPVTPPPSVHGGGQRLCRCCIIL; this is encoded by the exons ATGAACGGCATCACCAAGGGCAGGTTCGAG gtgttctcCAACAGTGATGAAGCTCCCATTAACAAGAAGCTTCCCAAGGAGCTTCTgctcag aatcTTCTCCTATCTTGATGTGATCACATTGTGCAGGTGTGCCCAGGTATCCAAG GCGTGGAATGTCCTGGCCTTGGATGGTAGTAACTGGCAGAAGATTGACCTCTTCAACTTCCAGACAGACAtagag ggtagAGTGGTGGAGAACATCTCCAAGCGATGTGGAGGCTTCCTGAGGCAGCTGAGCTTGAGGGGTTGTCTCAGTGTGGGGGACGCATCCATGAA GACGTTTTCCCAGAACTGCCGTAGCATTGAGGTGTTGAACCTGAACGGCTGCACTAAGATCACAGACAGCACCTGTCTCAGCCTCTCCAAGTTCTGCTGCAAACTCAAACAGCTGGACCTCACCTCCTGTGTGTCTGTTACCAACCACTCCCTCAAAGCTCTCAG TGATGGCTGTCGTATGTTGGAGATGTTGAACCTGTCGTGGTGTGACCAGATCACCAGAGATGGCATCGAGGCTCTGACCAGGGGCTGTAACAACCTACGAGTCCTGTTCCTACGCGGctgcacacag TTGGAGGATGGAGCACTGAAACCCCTTCAGAAACACTGTCCTGAACTAACCACTATCAACATGCAGTCCTGCTCA CAGATAACTGATGATGGCTTGGTCAGTCTGTGTCGGGGGTGCCACAAGCTGCAGGTCCTGTGTATCTCTGGCTGCAGTAACATTACAGACGCCTCTCTCACTGCTCTGGGTCTCAACTGTCCCCGACTGAA gatcTTGGAGGCTGCGCGATGTTCACAGGTTACAGACGCTGGGTTTACTGTACTGGCCAGG AATTGTCATGAGATGGAAAAGATGGATTTAGAAGAATGTATTTTG GTGACTGACAACACACTAGTCCAGCTCGCTATTCACTGCCCTCGCCTGCAAGCACTG tctctctcccactgtgagTTGATAACAGACGATGGTATCAGGGCGctgagcagcagtgtgtgtggacAGGAGCGCCTCACAGTGGTGGAGTTGGATAACTGCCCTCTGATCACAGACGGGACTTTGGAGCACCTGAAGAACTGCCACCGTCTGGAAAGGATAGAACTCTACGACTGCCAGCAGGTCACCAGGGCCGGCATCAAACGCATACGG GCTCATCTCCCAGAGATAAAAGTCCACGCCTACTTTGCCCCGGTGACACCCCCTCCTTCGGTGCACGGCGGGGGCCAGAGGCTGTGTCGCTGCTGCATCATCCTCTGA